Part of the Leptotrichia massiliensis genome, GAAATCATTATAATCCCTGCTCCTGTTTCGACTAGTTCATTCATAAGATTGTAAACTTCTCTTTTTGCTCCCACATCTATTCCTCTAGTAGGCTCATCAAATATTACTATTTTCTTATTTTGACAAAGCCATCTTGCCAATATAACCTTCTGTTGATTTCCTCCACTCAGATTTTTTGTAAGCTGTTCTTTTGATGGAGTTTTTATTTTCATTTTTTCTATGTATTTCTTCGTTATATTTTCAGATTTACCTTTATTTAATACTGATTTATCTGATATTAAATTTAAATTAGCAATCATAATATTGTCTTCTATTGATAAATTAAGAAAAAGTCCATCTTTTTTTCTGTCTTCTGTCAAGTATGCGATACCTAATTTTATCGCTTCTTTAGGATTTTTTACATGTACTTCTTTCCCCTCCATGAAGACTTTTCCACCTGATTTTTCATAAGCTCCAAAAATAACTTTTGCCATTTCTGTTCTTCCAGATCCCATTAATCCTGCAACACCTAAGATCTCTCCTTTTTTTACAGAAAAGTTTATTGCTTTTACATGTTTTTTATAAGACAAATCTTCAACTTCTAGTAAAGCTTCACCAATTTCAACATTTCTTGGTGGATATTGTTCAGTTATATCTCTACCTACCATCAGCTTTATTAAATCATCATTTGTTGTATCTTTATAATTTAAAGTGTCTATATATTTACCATCTCTCATTACTGTTGCTCTATCTGCAATTATTTTAAGTTCTTCCATTCTATGTGAAATATAAATTATACCTACACCATTCTTTTTAAGGTTTTCAATGACTTCAAAAAGTTTTTCAATTTCCCTGTCTGTAAGAGCTGCAGTTGGTTCATCCATAATCAATATTTTTGCATTTGTTGAAAGTGCTTTTGCTATTTCCACCATTTGTTGTTCAGCTACACTTAAATTCATTACCTTTTCCTCAGGTGATATTTTTAATCCTAGTTGATTCAGAATTTTTTGAGCTTCTTCATTTTGTTTGCTTTCATTTACAATCCCCTTCATCCCTTGGAATTCTCTTGTAATAAATATATTGTCTGCAACTGAAAGATGAGGTAGCAGGTTAAATTCCTGATAAATTATACTTATTCCATTTTCCTGTGCTTCTTTAGGATTTTTAAAATTTACACTTTTTCCATTGTAAATTATCTCACCTTCATCCTTTTGATATACTCCAGTAAGAACCTTCATTAATGTTGACTTTCCAGCACCGTTTTCTCCTAGAAAAGCATTTACTTCTCCAGCATACAAATCAATGTAAGCATGATCCAGAGCTTTTACTCCTGGAAAAGTTTTAACTATATTTTTCATTTCTAGTATTTTTTCAGCCATTTATTTTTCCTCCTTTCTTTTAGATTTATATTCTATTATTTCTACAGAATTTTTTACAATTTCTCTTCCTTCTTCTAAATTTTTAACAAGTCCAAGAGCAATAAACTGTGTTATTATATTTCCAAACGCTGACGCTTCTATTGGCCCTGCCTTAATTACTCTATTTGTTTCATCTGAAATTTCTTGACATAGGAATTTATCCTGTATTCCTCCTCCAATTGCTATAATTGAAGTAAATTCATTTCCAACCAGTTTTTCTAGTTCCTTTATACTCTTATTGTACTGTTTCTTTAAGCTGTTGTATGCTACTCTTAGTAAATCCTCATCTGTTTCTGGAACTTCTTGCCCAGTTTCCTTGCAATATTCTTTTATTTCCATGTCCATCTTTTCAGCGTGTAAAAATCTTTCATTTTCTAAATCGACAAATGAAATCAAGTTTGATTTCTTAGCCATATTTCCAAAATCTGAATAATCTATATCAAGATTTTTTTCATTAAATATTTTTTTCAGCTGCTGCAGTATCCACAAACCTGGTATCATTTTCAGCACTCTTGCTTTTTTTTCTATTCCGCCTTCATTTACAATATTATTTTTAAAAGCTTCTTCATTTACAACGGGAACATCTGATTCAAAGCCAATTATTGACCATGTTCCGTTTATTACATATAAAGAATTTTCTACTAACGGTGCCCCTGCTATTGCGGCTGCTGAGTCATGAGATGCAGTCAAGATTACATTCAAAGGTTTTATTCCCAGTTCCTTCTGAATAGTTTCCTTCAATGGTGCAAGGACTTGACCTCCATGTTCTATATCTCCAACAATGCTTTCAGGAATATCTAACTTTTCAAATATTTTTTTGCTCCATTTCTTATTATCAATATTTACCATTCCGCTAGTGGAACTGATTGTATATTCCCATGATTTTTTTCCTGTAAGAAAATATGCAAATAAATTTGGCATAAATTGAAGCTGTTTTGCTCCTTTTTCAAGAACTTTTCTTTTATGTATATCATAAAATATTTGATAAACGGAATTAAAAGAATAAAACTGAACTCCTGTTTCATTAAATATTTCTTCAAGAGAAACTTTATCGTGAACTTCTTCAAAAACTTCTTCCGTTCTCGTATCTCTATAGCATATAGGAAGCGACAATAATTCTCCTCTTTCATCAATCCATCCGTAATCTACTCCCCAAGTATCTATACCTAATCCCAGAACCTCAATATTTTCACTAGTAACAATACTTTCCTTCGAAAATATTTTTTTTAGTCCTTCTTTTAATTCATTGTATAAATAAGGGAAATCCCAATATTCATATTGATTTAATTTAACAGAGCAATTTTTAAATCTGTGCATTTCCTTCAATTCTATTTTCTTAGTATCCTCATTTAAAATACCCAAAACCAATCTTCCTGACGAAGCTCCGTAATCAAATGCCAGAACTGCTTTTTTTCCCAATGCAATCACCTACTTTATAGATTTTATTTGTCCGTATGTTTTAAATCTCTCAAGCATGCTGTTCATTTCATTGTCAGGTAATATAATAGGTTCCCCTATATTTCTTGCTTTTATATATAAATTAGAGATATACTCTACCTGAACTGTTATATTGAAAGCATTTGCTATATCCTTTCCAGCTGTTGTCAATCCATGGTTTGCGAGTATTACTGCAAGACTGCTTCCCATTGCCTTATAGGCATTTTCAGCCAGTTCCTTTGTTCCATACGAAGCATATTCAGCGCATCTTACTTTTGTTGCTCCTGTAACAGCAATCATATAATCAATTGCTGGTAAATCTTGTCTCAAGCATGCTAATACTGTAGTGTAGACTGGGTGGGTATGTATAACAGCATTTACATCTTCACGATTTCTGTATAAAATCATGTGCATTTCCAATTCACTTGAGGGTTTCAATCCTTCGATAAGTTTTCCCTCCAAATCAACTATTGAAATCATTTCTGGAGTTAATTCTGAATAGTTTACTCCAGTTGGGCTTATTGCAACCAACCCTTCTTCTCTGTTAAAAATACTTACATTACCAGCTGTTCCGTTTGTAAGTCCTTCTGATAATAATTTAAGAGAATATTCAATTACTTGTTCTCTTTCTTTTTCAAGAATCATAATTTCCTCCTTTTAATTGTGGGAGCGTTCCCAGTTAATTATTTTGCTCTTTTCCACGAATTATAATCTCCTTCTTCTATTCATAGGAGCGTTCCCAGTTCCCTGTTTTACTTATTTTTCAAGAATCATAATCTTGTCATCTACTTATAGAAACGCTCCCGATTACCTGTTCTCTTTCTTTTTTAAGAATCATACTTCCCTCCTTCTGTTTATGAGATCGTTCTCTTTAAATAGCGCCTTTTATAGAATATTATCGGTATAATCTAATCAATTTAAGTATGTGAGAACGTTCCTACATATATCTTACTACTAATATAACCTATTTTTTAAAAAAGTCAATACCCTTTCTTAATTTTTTTTAATAAAAAATGATGTTTTGATTTAATTTTTTCAACATCATTTTTATATCTATTATTTATACTTGAAATTTTCTGCCTTATTCTTGTCTTTACCAATATAAGTTGCTACCTTCAGATATGGACAAAATGGCTGTTCCTTATTTTGATCTAGATATCTTTTTCCATCTTTTCCAACTAGACAATCTGGTGCCATATTTTCTTTAGTCCATTTTTCAAGAGCTGTTATAGCATCAAAATTTTTCATTGCAGGAACTATGAATAAACGTGTTAAAATATCTAAATTTCACATATTTTTGATGAATTTACTGTTACTAATACAACAAAAAATATATATTTTGAAGTTTTAAATTTTTTAAGAAAATATTTTTTTGAATAATTGACTTTTTTTTAAATATGATATAATTAAATTGTTAAAAACCCTAAGGGGAACTTATAATAGAATAAAATTACTGACAAATTAAGCTAGAATTTTCTAGCTTTTTTGTTATAATAACAAAGAGTTCAGTAAACTCATATTCTTATTATAAGGAGGTTTAGAGCAGTGAATAGTGATGAACTTATTAGACTTCTAGTTCTTTTGTATATTGTTTACAGATTAACTAGATATTCGAAAAATCTCGAATTTCACCTCTGCCTCTACCCTTAGGGATTTCGATTAATAAATTTAACAATTTTCTAAAGTCCAAATAAATCCTTTTCCCATCCGTATATCAGAATTTCCGAAATGATTTCCCTCATTCCAATCTAAAATACAGTTTTCAACATCTTCAGAATTTTTTAAAATTTCAATATATTCTTTTATATTATCTCCGATTTTTGATAAAATCTGATGTTTAGTCTTCTCTTCTAAATCTCCAAGACTTAAATAAATATTATTTACTAAAGGTTTACTGTCCTTTACAAAATCAATCCAGTTTTTATACCAAACTGACGGTGAAACTCCAGCTATTCCAGCAAAAATATCTACCTTATAACCACTCCACAGTGAAAATAACCCAGCAAGAGAATATCCACCTAAAATATATTTCACATTCTTATCTTGAATATTCATAAATTCTGCTAAACTTGGAATCAATTTTTTCTTTATAAACTTCAACGTTTTATCGGCTCCATTTCCAAAGTTGCCTTTTCCACGAAGAAGTGGCATTTCCCACGGAGTCAGTTCGCTGTTCCAGTCGTTTATTTTAAATGCAATAAGACTAAAATTTTTATTTGTATTTTCAGAAATATATTTAACTTCATTATCTAGAACTTTGATATCATTTTCGTCTACAGGCTGTATCAAAACGTAGTCCGGATTTTTATTTTCTTTTATATATAAAATACAATCTTTTTCTTCTGTTCTTAAATTTAATTTTTTCATAGCAGCTCCTTTTTAATATTTTTGGAATATTAAATCTATTTAAAATAAATTTTGATTAATATACTTAATTATAGCATACATTTAAGAAATTTTATTCAATTTTATCTATGATATTATTATAGTTTTTTTCTTTAATTATATATATTTAATTTTTCTTGAAATTGTAGTAAAATAAATTGTACAGTAAAAATTTTATTTTATTACTTTAAATCTATTATCCAAGAAAAAAATGATAAATTACAAAACGCAAAGAAATTAAAAAAGGGCAATCACTTAAATAAATACGCGATACGATAATAGAACGATAAAAAATTATGAGTATCAGATACAAAATATTAAGATGGAGAGTTATTTTTATGAATAAGGAAATTATACAAATATGTAATATTACAATAGAATTAAAATTTGCCTTAAAAACAAATACTAAAATCGAATATTTTCCTTTTGAATATGAAAGAAATATAGAATTTCTATTCTCTAAAAATAAAATAGATTTTTTAGAAAAAAACTACAAAGCCGGAAATATTGAAGAATGGTTTGATTATTGTTTAAATTTAGGATTAGAAGATATAAAAATTTTATTACCTGTTTCATCTAAAAATTTAAATATTCCCAACGATTTAAATTCAAATAAGATTAAACTTATTTGCTATTTTAAAAATAATTTGATTCTTTATTTTACACCAAAATGGAAGAAAACAAGTGGTGGATGGAATGTTACTTATACTGCTCACAAATACGAAAATTCTATCAATGAAAAACTTAAATTTTATGATAATACAGAAGATTTTAAAAATGTATTAAATAAAATAGCAATTTTGGCTGATAAAATTAATTTTTCAAATTTTGGAAATATCTTTAGAAAAGCTTTTAGCATTTTAAATGGGGAAAGTTTTGAAAATATAAGAAATACTTTTTATGGACAAACTCTTTTGAAAATACCTGAAATAAATGCAAGACTTTTTTATTCAGCCAAAATTTCTAATGTTTTTGGCGGAATGGGTTCCTGGAATGACAGCCCTCATTATTATGTACACGAAAAAGGTCTTGAAATAGAATATGACAGTCTTACGGAAGAACTTTTGACACAAATCAGGCTTGCTCTTTTATATTCTGTAAATGAATGGTAAAATATAGTAAAATTATACTGTAGGAGTTATAGTGTAAATGTGATGTTGAACAAGCATGTGAATCATTAGATTAAAATAAATATAGATTTATAGATGCTTCGTATATTATGGTTGAACCGTTAAATAGGGAAGAACTTTTAGGATTAGTGAAATAAAAACTATGGAGAGTGAGTAATGTTATTTTTAGCATATTTGTTTATTTTTTCTTTATTATCAGTTTTAATGGATTTATCAATATTTTTTTCAATACTTTCTTTTGTATTAGGTGGAATATTGTTTTTTAATAGCAGCTTTTTTTTACAAGGAATGGCAATTTGTGTTTTTGGATTATTATACTTAATTTCAAGATTATGTTATCATAGTAAAAAAATGTGTACCAGTGGTAATTCATATATTGATTATAATACAAGTTATAATTTTCTTTCAATTTCTATAGCATCTGTTATTTTTTCCATACCCATTTGCTATATCATTATTAAGTCAAAAATAACATTAGAAATTTCACCTATATATATTTTTATTGTAAGTCTTTTTATATCTTGGGCTATACTTTTTAAGATAGCAGATAGAATTTTTATACATAATAGAGAAACTCAAGAAGTAGTTTTAGGAGATTATTTTACTATTTATAAAAGTAGAAGATCTCTTACACACATTTATATTTTTAAATTAAAAAATTCTCCAGATTTATATTCTACAGGAATGTGGAGATACAGAAATTTTATAGATAAGGTTGGCTCTAGATTTTCCTGTACTTTTGGAAAAGGAATTTTTGGAACAAGTTATATAACAAGTATAAAATTAATTGAAGATGCAGGTGAATATGCTCCTACAGAAACAAATTCATATAGAACCTCAAAATTGTGATGTGAGATTATTGACATATATTGAATTATATAAAATTATTGGAGCTGGTGGAATTATTTCAGGTACTGCTCTTGTCATAATATCTATTTTTCTTCTCATTAAATTTATTAGAAAAAAATAAAATCCGGAGGATATTATAATGGAAAAAAATCGTAAATGGGGATATGTTTTTGATGAAAAATTAAATATGTATATTCCTAACTTACCAAAACAAAGAAAAATTGCAAAAGTGCTGCTAGTTTTATCAGTAACCTCTTTTATTGCTGCATTAGTGCAAGGATATTTTTTAGATAAAACTTCTTATGAAAAAATATCATTTTTAGCTTACACCAGTGTAATGGCTTTCATTCTTTTAGCTTTATACACTATTATAAAAATAAATATACACTTTATCAAAAAAAGATTAAAATTAATTGGAGGAATCGAAAAAATAAATTCATCTGAAAAATTTGAAATTCGGCCTTTAAGCAAAAATAGGTATCTTTTTTTCTGTATAATTTTCTTTGTTATGTTGATTTTTGCGTTATCTTTCCAGATAAATAAATTATTAGAAGATTTTTCGTTTGAATATATCAGCTATCTCGTTTTTCTTATTGGAATGATAATATTCAGCTATATTAATTTTCTGAGAGAACTTAAAAATAGAAAATATTCCCTACTTATAGACAAAAAATTTATCAAAATATACTATGAAAATGATGAAATAGAATATATAAAAACAGATAATATAGACTATGTCAGATTTTATTCAATCAGACACGGAAGGAAAGGAAGAAGGGAAAAATATCCTACTTTGAAGATTTTTGACATTGAAGAAAAAAAGTTGCTGAAATGACTATAAATTTAAACGATTACTATTTATTAAAAAAATATTTTGCAGAAAATAACGTGGCAATAAACGACCAGTATGAAGATTTTTAACAGGAAAAGGTGAAGAACTGTGGAGTTATTAGAAAAAGATGAGGAATATGTTATTTCCTTACTTATGCAAGGGAAAAAAGTAGAGGCTATTGCCTTTGTTAAAGATAAAACAGGAATGAATTTAAAAGAGGCTAAAGATTATATTGATAAAAAAATCAATAATGAGTACTATGATAAAAATTTATCTATTTCTGAAGAAGATGAGAAACATATATCTTCTCTGATTAATGAAAATAAAAAATTGGAAGCCGTTGCTTTTCTTCATAAAAATAAGGATATATATTTATTGGAAGCAAAAAATTATACAGATAATTTAATTTTTAAGAAAAACATTAAAACTAATAAAGAAAATACTCATAAAAGGGGATATGTTTTTGATGAAAAATTGAATCTTTTTGTTCCAAATTTATCTAAACAAAAGAAAGCACAAAAAATAATAATAAATATTTTCTTGATACTTGTACTTATTTCTTTAATTCAATTTATATTTTTAGATAGAAGTTCAGATTTACAAATGATAATTTTAGCATTTTCTATCTTGGGTATTTTACTTTTGACGATAGTTTTACCTTTGGTTAGCTTAGATATCTATAATACAGAAAATAAATTAAAAACTCTTAGAAATTTAGAACTTTCAGATCAATTAGAAGTTAAAGCTTTCATTAGTAATTTTGATTTATTTGCAAATCTTCTATTACTTCTTATACTTATCATTGTGATACCTATTGTTCTTATTAAGGCATATAAGAAAGGGGAATATAAAGATATTCTTTATCTTATTCCGTTAATTATTTTCACAATTTATGGAGTTTATGAGCTTTTAAAAATGCTTAAGTATAAAAAATATTCGTTAAATATAAGTAATAAAGAGATTACTCTGTTATATAATAAAAATGAAATAAAATCTATAAAAATTGAGAACATAAATTTTATTAATTTCTATACTAAAGAATTTAAGAAGGGAAGAAAGTATAATATTCCTATTATTCAAATTTTAGATAGAAAAAAGAATATATTTGCTGAGATGGATATAAAAACAAGCGATTATATTTTATTGAAAAAGTATTTCAAAAAATATGAAGTATTAATAGACGATGAGTTTAATAAGATTTAAAAAATAAGATTATATGTAAATATTTAAGGAGGAATATAAAATGATTATTAGTATGATAATACTACAACTGGTAATACTTATTATCTCTAGTGCAACTCTTATATATTTAATAGTCAGAAAAAATACAATGGAATGTTTTTATGTAGAAAATGAAAACTTACATCTTAATTCTGTACCTACAAAAAAAATCCCGCTTTTCGACATCGATTATGTAGAATTTTACTGTACTCGTATTCGTAATTCTTACAGAGGGCAAATAAGGATTCATAAGAAAAATGCAAAAGTGGTTAAACGTTTTTTTCAGACAAGTAAAATTTCACTTATTGTCACTGAAAAAATGGTTTTAGATGAAATACAGAAATTAACACCTATTTTAAAAGAATATTCTATACCGTATACCGTTAAATATGACTAAATTAAAAATGTAGAATTTAGAAAAAAATTACTGTTGCTTCACTTATGT contains:
- a CDS encoding sugar ABC transporter ATP-binding protein, which codes for MAEKILEMKNIVKTFPGVKALDHAYIDLYAGEVNAFLGENGAGKSTLMKVLTGVYQKDEGEIIYNGKSVNFKNPKEAQENGISIIYQEFNLLPHLSVADNIFITREFQGMKGIVNESKQNEEAQKILNQLGLKISPEEKVMNLSVAEQQMVEIAKALSTNAKILIMDEPTAALTDREIEKLFEVIENLKKNGVGIIYISHRMEELKIIADRATVMRDGKYIDTLNYKDTTNDDLIKLMVGRDITEQYPPRNVEIGEALLEVEDLSYKKHVKAINFSVKKGEILGVAGLMGSGRTEMAKVIFGAYEKSGGKVFMEGKEVHVKNPKEAIKLGIAYLTEDRKKDGLFLNLSIEDNIMIANLNLISDKSVLNKGKSENITKKYIEKMKIKTPSKEQLTKNLSGGNQQKVILARWLCQNKKIVIFDEPTRGIDVGAKREVYNLMNELVETGAGIIMISSELPEILGMSDRVMIMHEGKIGNIIDIKDATEERILYFATGGINKYEKE
- a CDS encoding rhamnulokinase, with translation MGKKAVLAFDYGASSGRLVLGILNEDTKKIELKEMHRFKNCSVKLNQYEYWDFPYLYNELKEGLKKIFSKESIVTSENIEVLGLGIDTWGVDYGWIDERGELLSLPICYRDTRTEEVFEEVHDKVSLEEIFNETGVQFYSFNSVYQIFYDIHKRKVLEKGAKQLQFMPNLFAYFLTGKKSWEYTISSTSGMVNIDNKKWSKKIFEKLDIPESIVGDIEHGGQVLAPLKETIQKELGIKPLNVILTASHDSAAAIAGAPLVENSLYVINGTWSIIGFESDVPVVNEEAFKNNIVNEGGIEKKARVLKMIPGLWILQQLKKIFNEKNLDIDYSDFGNMAKKSNLISFVDLENERFLHAEKMDMEIKEYCKETGQEVPETDEDLLRVAYNSLKKQYNKSIKELEKLVGNEFTSIIAIGGGIQDKFLCQEISDETNRVIKAGPIEASAFGNIITQFIALGLVKNLEEGREIVKNSVEIIEYKSKRKEEK
- a CDS encoding L-fuculose-phosphate aldolase — its product is MILEKEREQVIEYSLKLLSEGLTNGTAGNVSIFNREEGLVAISPTGVNYSELTPEMISIVDLEGKLIEGLKPSSELEMHMILYRNREDVNAVIHTHPVYTTVLACLRQDLPAIDYMIAVTGATKVRCAEYASYGTKELAENAYKAMGSSLAVILANHGLTTAGKDIANAFNITVQVEYISNLYIKARNIGEPIILPDNEMNSMLERFKTYGQIKSIK
- a CDS encoding tannase/feruloyl esterase family alpha/beta hydrolase, which codes for MKNFDAITALEKWTKENMAPDCLVGKDGKRYLDQNKEQPFCPYLKVATYIGKDKNKAENFKYK
- a CDS encoding alpha/beta hydrolase — protein: MKKLNLRTEEKDCILYIKENKNPDYVLIQPVDENDIKVLDNEVKYISENTNKNFSLIAFKINDWNSELTPWEMPLLRGKGNFGNGADKTLKFIKKKLIPSLAEFMNIQDKNVKYILGGYSLAGLFSLWSGYKVDIFAGIAGVSPSVWYKNWIDFVKDSKPLVNNIYLSLGDLEEKTKHQILSKIGDNIKEYIEILKNSEDVENCILDWNEGNHFGNSDIRMGKGFIWTLENC
- a CDS encoding RNA polymerase subunit sigma, whose product is MNKEIIQICNITIELKFALKTNTKIEYFPFEYERNIEFLFSKNKIDFLEKNYKAGNIEEWFDYCLNLGLEDIKILLPVSSKNLNIPNDLNSNKIKLICYFKNNLILYFTPKWKKTSGGWNVTYTAHKYENSINEKLKFYDNTEDFKNVLNKIAILADKINFSNFGNIFRKAFSILNGESFENIRNTFYGQTLLKIPEINARLFYSAKISNVFGGMGSWNDSPHYYVHEKGLEIEYDSLTEELLTQIRLALLYSVNEW
- a CDS encoding ABC transporter permease, whose product is MELLEKDEEYVISLLMQGKKVEAIAFVKDKTGMNLKEAKDYIDKKINNEYYDKNLSISEEDEKHISSLINENKKLEAVAFLHKNKDIYLLEAKNYTDNLIFKKNIKTNKENTHKRGYVFDEKLNLFVPNLSKQKKAQKIIINIFLILVLISLIQFIFLDRSSDLQMIILAFSILGILLLTIVLPLVSLDIYNTENKLKTLRNLELSDQLEVKAFISNFDLFANLLLLLILIIVIPIVLIKAYKKGEYKDILYLIPLIIFTIYGVYELLKMLKYKKYSLNISNKEITLLYNKNEIKSIKIENINFINFYTKEFKKGRKYNIPIIQILDRKKNIFAEMDIKTSDYILLKKYFKKYEVLIDDEFNKI